Below is a window of Clostridium sp. JN-1 DNA.
ACAGCTTATTTTATTTTCGAGAAAATCAGCATTTGACTTTTTTACAGATATTTTTAGTTCTTTTCTAGTATTAGTTTCTAATTCTCTAACTAATATATAAAGGTCAGTTTTAGGCTCTCCTTTGCTGCATGTTGGTTTATCAGATAAAGTTATTTCATAATGTTTATTATTAATTATAAATGCAGTTCCTTTACAAAAAAGTTCTTTAATATATCTTTCGGAATCACTAAAATTTCTAACCATTGGACACCTCCAAAAACATCAATATTAGCAACATTATACAACTTGTGACAGCATAAGTACAAGCTCAATCTTACTAAATAGGAGTTCTTATGGTAAAATAAAAATATTAATTAGTTCAAGGAGAGGGATGAATAATCGTGTTAAAAACAGCTGCTTTATTTGCTGGATGCGGCGGATTAGATTTAGGTTTTCAAAATGCAGGATTTGATGTTATATGGGCTAATGATAATAATAATAAGGTAGCCGATACGTACAGGTATAATCATAAAAGTACTAAATTGATAATAGATAGTATTGTAAATATAAATTCGGATGATATTCCTAATTGTGACATAATAATAGGCGGTCCGCCTTGTCAGTCTTGGTCACTTGCCGGAGCAATGAGAGGCAATAAAGACAGTAGAGGACAGTTATTTTATGAATATGTACGAATAATAAAAGATAAAAGACCAAAAGCTTTTGTAGCTGAAAATGTAAAAGGTATTGTATCAAAAGCGCACATCAATTCATTTAATGAAATAGTTGATATGTTCAAGGATTGTGGATATACAGTTACTTATAAAGTTGTGAATGCTAAAGACTATGGAGTACCGCAAGATAGAGAAAGGGTATTTATAGTTGGAATAAGGAATGACATAGATAGTAATTATGTATTTCCAGAACCAACTCATACCCCAAAAAACTATGTTACATTAGAAGATGCTATTGGTGATTTAAGAGATAATCCAGGGGAATGGATGGAAGGGTCGTTTTCTCCAATTTTTATGAGCAGAAACAGACGCAGAAGCTGGAATGAAGTTGGATTTACGGTTCAAGCAAGCGGAAGGCAAACACAAATACATCCTGATAGCCCTGAAATGGAAAAAGTAGATAAAGACAAATGGCAATTCAAAAAGGACAGCGGAAGAATTATTAGAAGAATGTCTTTCAGGGAATGTGCAAGAATACAGACGTTTCCAGATAGCTTTAAGTTTCTTAGCAGCTCACTTAATGAAAATTATAAGATGATAGGAAATGCTGTGCCGGTGAAATTAGCTGGAGCCATAGCTAAAAATTTAAAGAAATGTATAGACAGAGGAACCTATTGACTTATTAGCAAAAGTTTACTATAATCTATGAAAATATAATAATTAAGAGGGGGTATATAAATGAGTACTAAAAAAAATAAATTAGTAGTTGTTGGTACAGGTCATGTAGGTTCAGCAGTATTAAATACTGCCCTTTCACTTGGAATATTTTCTGAAATAGTTGCTATTGATAAGATCAAGGAAAAAGCTGAGGGCGAAGCACTTGATTCAGCTCACGCAACACCTTTTAATTACAATCCCAATACAAATGTTCATTCTGGCGGATACGAGGAATGCAGTAATGCAAAAGTAATAATAATTGCAGCTGGTCCAAGTGTAGGTGGGGATATACTCGATAGAACAGTCCTTACAAAGACAAATGTACCAGTAATAAAAGATGTTATGAGTTCAATTGTCAAGTATACTAAAGATGCAGTAATCATACTTATAACTAATCCTCTTGATACCTTGCTTTATTATGCACAAAACTTCTTTGGATATCCTAAGGAAAAAATATTTGGTACGGGAACTACCCTTGATTCATCACGTTTTAAAAGAATTATTGCAAACAAATATAATGTAGATCCTAAAAATGTTCATGGTTACATGCTTGGAGAGCACGGCAACTCAGCTTTTCCTGCATGGAGTCTTTTAAACATAGAAGGGATACCATGTGATAAATTGGATGATTATTTTAAACCAGATGAGCCTTTAGATCGTGAAAAAACAGCTAAAGAAGTTGTAGATGTTGCATACACAGTAAACAAATTCAAAGGATTTACAAGTTCTGGAATAGCCATGGCTGCATGCAGACTTGCAAAAGCAGTTGTTCTCAATGAACACAGTATTCTTCCAGTTTCAACTACCCTTGAAGGTTACTATGGATTGAGAGATGTCGCTTTAAGTCTTCCTTGTGTAATATCTGAAAATGGTGTAGAAAATAGACTTGAGGTTCCTCTAACTTCTGATGAAGTTACAAAGTTAAAGGAAAGTGCAAAAAGCATCAAAGATACAATCAAAGTTGCAGGTCTTTCAAAATAGTATTGAATTAAAATAACTTTAAATAAAAAGTAGGATTTGTTAGTACATTAAACAAATCCTACTTTTTGTAAACAGCGTAAATTTCACACGAATTGGAGTCATTTTTTTATTTTTTCACGTATTACAGTAAAAAATTAAATTTTGTGCTATAATAAGTTTTAATGTTGAATTATTTTATTCATTATCTTGAATTAAATACAGAAAATCGAATGGAGGTTTTTTATGGTGTCGGTTGAGTCA
It encodes the following:
- a CDS encoding L-lactate dehydrogenase, with the translated sequence MSTKKNKLVVVGTGHVGSAVLNTALSLGIFSEIVAIDKIKEKAEGEALDSAHATPFNYNPNTNVHSGGYEECSNAKVIIIAAGPSVGGDILDRTVLTKTNVPVIKDVMSSIVKYTKDAVIILITNPLDTLLYYAQNFFGYPKEKIFGTGTTLDSSRFKRIIANKYNVDPKNVHGYMLGEHGNSAFPAWSLLNIEGIPCDKLDDYFKPDEPLDREKTAKEVVDVAYTVNKFKGFTSSGIAMAACRLAKAVVLNEHSILPVSTTLEGYYGLRDVALSLPCVISENGVENRLEVPLTSDEVTKLKESAKSIKDTIKVAGLSK
- a CDS encoding DNA cytosine methyltransferase, with amino-acid sequence MLKTAALFAGCGGLDLGFQNAGFDVIWANDNNNKVADTYRYNHKSTKLIIDSIVNINSDDIPNCDIIIGGPPCQSWSLAGAMRGNKDSRGQLFYEYVRIIKDKRPKAFVAENVKGIVSKAHINSFNEIVDMFKDCGYTVTYKVVNAKDYGVPQDRERVFIVGIRNDIDSNYVFPEPTHTPKNYVTLEDAIGDLRDNPGEWMEGSFSPIFMSRNRRRSWNEVGFTVQASGRQTQIHPDSPEMEKVDKDKWQFKKDSGRIIRRMSFRECARIQTFPDSFKFLSSSLNENYKMIGNAVPVKLAGAIAKNLKKCIDRGTY